The genomic window ggcagagagggTAAAGGCATTCTTCTGGAACGCTCTGTCAATGCAGAAGATAAGGAACAAGGACAACATCAGTCGCTGGCTGTGGGACATGCAGCTGGCCAGACAGGAGTTGGGTATAAAGGAGTCAATGATAGACAGGTACATGCTTGTGCTTCTTTTTGTTTCCCAAGGCAACACAGGGCCTTCTGCATTCTggctgctcctcttcctcatgaAACACCCTGAAGCCATGACGGCTGTGAGGGGGGAGGCAGAGAAGGTTCTGAAGGAGTCTGGCCAGGAAGTGCTATGTGGTGGCCCTTTGATCAATGTGACTTGTGATATGCTGATGAAAACACCAATCCTGGATAGCGCTGTAGAGGAGACCTTGCGACTCACATCTATGCCTCTCCTCTCCAGAGTAGTGGGCCATGATATGACTTACAACATGGCTGATGGTTGCAAATACCATATTCGCAAGGGTGACAGATGTGCAGTCATTCCTTGGATTACTGTCCAGACTGACCCAGAGATCCATCCTGACCCACATTCATTCAAATATGACCGCTTTCTGAATCCAGATGGGAGCAAGAAAACTGATTTCTACAAAGCAGGGAAGAAGGTGCCGTATTATAACATGCCTTTTGGTGCTGGGGTCTCCATGTGTCCTGGGAGGTTCTTTGCCATCAATGAGCTGAAACAGTTTATTTTCCTCATGTTGGTCTACTTTGAGTTTGAGCTGAAGAATCCTCGTGAAAAAATACCTGATACTGACTTCCATCGAGCGGGCTTTGGAGCGCTTCATCCCGTAAAAGACATCCAGTTTCAGTACAGACTCAGATTCTGAAAACATGTTCTGATTTTGACTGTCTATGTAAACTTTAGTTTGACAATTAAGATCTTGGAAAATGAGATTCCATAATGGAGATTCTTCATTATCAAGCATTATCAATAACTCTGTGTTatgtagttttcttttttggggTTCGGGTTTTGTTTTGCAATGTTAAAACTTTCAAGATGagtgtaaataaatataacattaCCATATATATATTAACACTCAGAACAGACGACTTCAATCACCCTTGACATGAAATAACCTCACTGTAACAGCTCTAGTGCTAAAGCTACTGATTAACTTGTATAGCTGAATTATCTACCATCTTATACTGCCTGTTAATAAAGTTGAAGACCTCCTGTTGAgaatttctgatttttttttctgcattgtgTATCAGCTTTTCAATCATCTCCCTGAATAATAACAGTCTGGGGTTACCCCTTGTAAACCCGCAGCTTCTGTGTTATGGGTGTATTCAGGGTTGCAGTGCGTCCACAGCACACCAGAATGATGCTCCGTCATTTTTTTCTCAAGGTGAGGAAATAGAATATTTGCACTTCACATATTCAGCTGAAAtgcatatacattttttaagcacttCCAAATCAAATCATTCCTAAAGCATATGTTATGTAAAAgaggccctgtttacacctgtcATAGCTGCCAATTCTCACGCATTCGCCGTGAGAGTCATGCAATTGGTTGATTTCACATGGTCTCACGCCACACCTCCAATTTCTCActcgggaaaaaaaaaagaaagtgctgGTAGTCGTTCCACTCTTGTAGGGTAGGTGGCGCCACCTTAAATAACTAGGCTACTAGCACCTTCAATGACGAATGATGCCCTCCTAATAGAacgaagaggaagaagaaatatTTCAAGTCTTGCATTTCTCACCTCCAGGTATGTTGGCATGTGCATTGTGAAGAAGTTAGTCCTTAGCTTTTAATCTCTATATTCAGGGGCgtcgtagtggatagtgccggtgccCCATATACAGACTCACTGCAGCACTCACgagttcgactccggcttgcaaccatttATTGCAAGTCAttcccccactctctctctaaTGTATTAATGCGTAGGCCTAAACGACAAAACTGTGGTCGGCCCCACTGAATCTCACTCCaaggttttttgaaaagttggcaGCCCTGTTAACATGCATCCAAGGTGATCAGATCACTAAGTACAGGTATGAATGCACTGAATGCGTTCTCAATGTATCTTGACATCTGACTGCTCAGACCAGATTCAGAGGTGTTCGGAGCTGCATATGGTCACACTGAAGGACTGCTTAGCTAACATCCTTGCTTATCCAACTCAAACTGtgtgttgctgcctttacaGAGTTCAGATGCAGCATGAGGGGACTGTCCCTGCAGCCGCTCTCCTCCCAGGCTGGGGAATGGTCAGTTCAACATCCGCCTCTCaaccaatgacagctgggatagactccagtcCAGGCTTACAGTCTCTTGTTTATGTAAACTCCACCATAACCAAACAATTTTTCTCGCATCATGCTAGTCAGTCATTTAAATATGCACAGAGATTCTTTACAACAGTCTTGTGCTGGTTGTCCAACAAACAGATCTGCTGTGAGTAATGGTGGCTTGACAGTGACACCATCACTCCAATTACAGACTGTAGATGGAACAGATACCTGCAGCCTTCAGATGGCTGTAAAGAGAGTCATCAAGTCAAATGAAAGGCTGTCAGTATAGACTGCTAGCTGTGGTGGATAACAGATGCTGAGAATCACTCATTAATCTTTATTCTGTCTCGCTGGCATTTGTGCCATAATCAGAATAATCAGGCTGGCTCAAGTGAGGCACAGAGTAGTGCAAGCTGCTCTCTGGACATGCCTCAAGTCATTGGTTGGTTGAAGAAAGTTGAAACCAGGCAGGGGTTTGTGTGACTTTAGAAAGgtttatgtgtcactttaccaATTTAAAGTGATAGAAATATGACAGGACACAGGTGTGCGGAGTTGTCGACCTGCTCTGGGCAGATCGCACAATATGTGTCTGTCCTTGGCACTAAGATTGCAGTGCACTTCAGGATCAGCAAACCCTCCACATGCTTCTTCTCCCAATGGTATGCTTAAATAGAGCCCATAATGTCCATTTTTTTGTGTATCAGAGAGATGTTAATTCAGATTATAAATGTTTAgatatttttttccacctgcACTTACATTAATGGTCAGAAACAATATTtgaacactcacacacactttccttgTACCCTTTACACCTCACAGTTTATTGTGACTGTGAATGACAATATTATTTGAATTACAAATGTTCAGTCAGAGAAGAAATCAAACCTATATTGCTGAACACTTATCTCTAAAGAGGCTGTTTATGTTTAAGGCCAAAGTACACAGGATCTGGCTCATGGCTGTGACAGGTTGTTAATGATTAAACATGCCATGGCTTTGCTATAAGCAACTCGAGTCCCCATTTGGGTGCCAAACTTGTTGTCTTGAAGTTAAGTATGAACTGTGTATGTGACACTTGTGTCTAATAGATTGTATTATTGTATGGTGTCAGCAGCATGCTGGTAAGACAGTCACATAATAGAAAAGTTCCTGCTTTTCTTGTGTTGGAAGTTTGCCCAAACTTTAAATGGTGTATGCATATCTACAGTATCTTACTACCTCACCTGCCTGTGGCTCCATCTCTATAAGAGAGGCCTAGCAGCCTTTGCCTTagtgtcatggatggattatgtGACCATGGGCCACtaggcacagatatgcaaaaggtcaCACCATCTGTCCTACACAGGGACAAGACACAgatttttctcctgtttttgtttgttttgcgtGTCAttatgcatctctttgtggttttgtgtccaTGGTGATTTTGCCTCTCTTTGTAgcccttttgtgtctctttgaggtaatttgtgtcttttttggtcattttctgcctctttgtgttttttttttttcccccgttttgtgtctctttgcagtccctgtgcatctctctgtggcccttatgtgtctctttgtgttcattttgagTCCCCTCCTGGTCGGTACATGtcaatttgagtgacattttgcaagtgaaggccaaGGGGCGGGCCATGACAGATGACACAGGCCTGTTCGGTAATCCATCCATACTCTGTATTTGCTCATTGCTCTGTCCCTCAAGTCACCTCTGTCTTCTCCCATGCCTTTCCTTGCCATCATTGCTATTCTCCTTCCATCCACCAGATGCCCTCGCACTTTTCCACCTCTCCCAGTCACCTGACTCTCACACCCAGCCACTTCCTCCTGCCCTGCATTCACCTGAACTCTCACCTGTTTCCACTTTccctcatcagccctgcagtaCATATACCAGACCCTTTTGCCTCATGCCTTGCTTTCAAGCTACATGTATCTGTAAACCTGAAGCCTGCAACCCTGTAACCAGTGTCTGTACCTGAACCTAATCGGAATCTCTATTGGCCTGCATGTTTTTCTGGCCCCTGTTCCTGTTTATCCATGGACTCTGTAAGTTCTGTTTGGACTTATCTACCCCTGTCCAAAAGCTCATGTAGGGAAGACCAGGGTTGGCTGGCACACTTTTCACTGTCTGCCATATTTCTCTGGCATAATTTATGTTAGAATAATCTAATCAGCAGCAAATTAAATGTAAAGGTCTTagctatatatgtatatgttttgATGTGTGCAAATGTTTTCTAAAATTAGGTTACTCATGATTAaagtcatgttgtgtgtttgtgccaacTAGCCCCATCATGAGGTTGGCTGgcacaatgttaaaaaaaaaaaaaagaagcaacccattgaaactatttaaacatgtttaattaaaacaagaaCTAGGGAACATGAACATgtagtaaaatatttttaaatattctacatttttacatttttaagcaATCTTACTATAtgatgacgaaaactctgtctgtctgtgggtgtgggtgtgtctattccacgtttttctcctcactgacttggtcaatccatgtgaaatttggcacagtggtagagggtcatgggaggatgcgaatgaagcaatattacatcagttg from Epinephelus lanceolatus isolate andai-2023 chromosome 11, ASM4190304v1, whole genome shotgun sequence includes these protein-coding regions:
- the LOC117269563 gene encoding 7-alpha-hydroxycholest-4-en-3-one 12-alpha-hydroxylase-like encodes the protein MLLPILLGFLAFSIGGLYLLGVFRQQRPGEPPLDKGLVPWLGHALEFRKDTVKFLKKMKKKHGDVFTVQLGGNYITFIMDSLSLVAFVKEDREKLNFNKFARQLLHRIFGYKSFGNEHQTLMVTSYKHLRGPGLEVLTQSMMCNLQNIMLQNTDSSAVRKTWIEDSLFKYSYNIIFRAGYLSLFGNASHESEGSVDKAKEKDKTESEALFIEFCKFVDFLPDLAFGVVPLTERKEAERVKAFFWNALSMQKIRNKDNISRWLWDMQLARQELGIKESMIDRYMLVLLFVSQGNTGPSAFWLLLFLMKHPEAMTAVRGEAEKVLKESGQEVLCGGPLINVTCDMLMKTPILDSAVEETLRLTSMPLLSRVVGHDMTYNMADGCKYHIRKGDRCAVIPWITVQTDPEIHPDPHSFKYDRFLNPDGSKKTDFYKAGKKVPYYNMPFGAGVSMCPGRFFAINELKQFIFLMLVYFEFELKNPREKIPDTDFHRAGFGALHPVKDIQFQYRLRF